Proteins encoded in a region of the Mycobacterium branderi genome:
- a CDS encoding class I SAM-dependent methyltransferase, which produces MRVDLTGAPQTMLATLYAKALDADFPKPVLGDRYAKEIVERIDYDWTKTTINARRAPSVTTRTAHFDAWVRQFLAAHPQATVLHLGCGLDARFLRLQPSPGVEWYDVDYPEVVALRTQLYPGDEHYHVVAASVTDPALLAEIPRDRPTLMIGEGLTMYLTQEDGVALLHRVVDRFGSGELQFDAFNWLGIRSQVLNTVVRRSGSTLRWAINKPEDILDAVPGVRLLAWQRWFESPTFAQLSASTRAMGKVMALVPAAADMAQYHRYAFG; this is translated from the coding sequence GTGCGCGTCGATCTGACCGGGGCGCCGCAGACCATGCTGGCGACGCTCTACGCCAAGGCGCTGGACGCCGACTTCCCGAAACCGGTCCTGGGCGATCGGTATGCGAAGGAAATCGTCGAGCGCATCGATTACGACTGGACGAAGACGACGATCAACGCGCGCCGTGCGCCGTCGGTGACCACCCGCACGGCGCATTTCGACGCCTGGGTGCGTCAGTTTCTCGCGGCGCATCCGCAGGCGACGGTGCTGCATCTTGGCTGCGGGCTGGACGCCCGGTTCTTGCGGCTGCAGCCCAGCCCGGGCGTGGAGTGGTACGACGTCGACTATCCCGAGGTGGTCGCGCTGCGCACCCAGCTGTACCCCGGCGACGAGCACTATCACGTCGTCGCCGCATCCGTGACCGACCCGGCATTGCTGGCAGAGATTCCCCGCGACCGGCCGACGCTGATGATCGGCGAGGGCCTGACGATGTATCTCACCCAGGAGGACGGTGTCGCCCTGCTGCACCGGGTGGTCGACCGATTCGGTTCGGGTGAACTGCAATTCGACGCGTTCAACTGGCTCGGGATCCGCTCGCAGGTGCTCAACACGGTGGTGCGACGATCGGGTTCCACGCTCCGGTGGGCTATCAACAAACCTGAGGACATCCTCGACGCTGTGCCCGGCGTGCGGTTGCTGGCCTGGCAGCGCTGGTTCGAGTCGCCCACCTTCGCGCAGCTGTCGGCCTCGACCCGCGCGATGGGCAAGGTCATGGCGTTGGTGCCGGCGGCCGCCGATATGGCGCAATACCACCGCTACGCATTCGGATAA